DNA sequence from the Strigops habroptila isolate Jane chromosome 4, bStrHab1.2.pri, whole genome shotgun sequence genome:
GGCAGGAGTGAACCATGGCAATGCAGAGACCACATATACAGAAAGACAGACCCAGGCGATGACGGGCTGGCAAGACGCAACCAGGCCAGCAGTGGAGGACAGAGCCTGGGCAGGGCTCAGCAGCAACAGGCCAACAACATGCAAGACACAACCCTTGaccattaataaaaataaaccaatataGGGAAACAAACAGAACCATTGGCCAGCCACAATCCACAGCCAACTtacaaacaagcaaagaaacttACCACAAGGTAGGATAACTGCATGGTCTCTAAAACACATACCCTTTACCCAGCTCTACTACAACAACATTGCTCTGTTCATGTGTGGCAGTGATCATCTGAGGTCTCCAGAGCTTCTGTAGGTCCAGGAGCACAGAGGTGCTGGGTGCCAGTGAAGGGCTACCGTGAGCCATAGGTATGGCTGTGCCATTTCCATGCTGACCATCCGGCTTACCTGAGAGGTGATGAGACCAAACGTTCACACCTCTGGACATGACGTTCCTCCTAgcagggtgtcctgggttcagctgcagctgctgaacccaggacacagagACAAGTCTCTCTCTTGGACACAGGGTGGCTGTGGCTATCCTTCACCTGCTCATACGCGGACTTGAAGGCTTTACTTAGGCCTTGCATTGGTGCAGGTGTCACATGTAGCCAGCTGCTGGTATTCACCGAAGGGTGGGAAGATGTATGGCCTCAGTCCAGAaatctccagcagctccaggtgGACAGTTGCTGCCCCAGAGATGCTTTTGAGTCACGATAGTCTGGGATGGAAACGGCTCCTAGTACAGGCCTGTGGTTCCTAGTGTGTTTCTAACTGCAGGTGCCAGAGGTTTGGCAGGAGTCCCCTGTCTGAAGGCCTGGATGACTAACAccaagaagaaggaggaaacaTGTTCATAAGTAGCTGCTGGGGAGATCTTCAAGTCTAAAGGATGACTTTTTAAAGGTTACAGCTGTGGGTTTGAACACAGGTCTTGGTGCTTCTTTGTTCTGCCACTTGAAGTCAGATTTTCCCTACATCTAGTAATTAGACATGCTCAGCTCTAGCAGTGTGCCAGCACGGCCAGATCTCCTTACGTTGTAAAAACAGCCTACTCCCTGATACCTAAGCCTGCTCTTTCAGGAGCCCAGAGAGCGGTGTCAAGCCTTGGTGTCAAATTTGCTGGCACTTGGCTATGCTCTGACATCCAGAAGCATCCTGGGATGGGTCAGAGAAACTGTGCATCAGAATCCCTCCTCTCATCTCCTTTTTCCAAGATTTCGTAGTTCAAACACAAGCCAGCAAGAAAGTCTGTTAGGTTTCCAAATGACCCACTCGAGTAACAGAAGACTTATTTTAATAGCCCCCACTGCCAAAGCTGTCAATTAAGCTGTGACAGCTTTAGAGAGGCATCAAGCATGAGGGCCTGTTAGTTGCGTGTGTGAAGGAGTgtgaagaagaggaggtgaaTCAGCAGCAAAAAAGTCTTCAATCTTGTGGCTGCTCTTAGATGTTCactttcactgctgctgctccaaaaCCTATGCTTTCCTCAGCCTCTGAATTGACAGGCTATATAGTTAGCTGCAAATTTATGATGGCATTTCAAGGGTTCCTGATAGCTCCCTGGCCATGAAGCCATTCCTCTGGCTCCAGGACCTTTTCTAGACAAGCTGGTACCTTCCAGGTAGCAAATCTGCCCTGCAACAGCCACTCTCTGATGCTCTCAGGGAGGACTGAAAAACTTTGCCATGTCCAAAAGTCCCAAAATCGTGAGTCACAGCCTCTGATTCATGAGACTAACGAAAAAAGTCCACTGGTACAGGGTgattttgcagtttatttttcacCTGTGAATTTACTGTATCTGACACTTGGGTAGTTTACCTACTTTAATATGTGTTGAATAAGATTGTTTCAAACCTTGCAGGAGAATCTTTCTTTTACACATTTCTCTCTTATCCATCTGTCATTCTTGTCTCCTATGCGGTCTCTCACCAGGTAGTATAACACACACAATTTATGGAAGGACCACTATTTTAAGCCAGGTCCTTTGTCAACCCTGAATTATAACAATTCATTGCTCATTTTAGCAAAATAGTACATTTAGTTGTACATTGTGGGAAGAGGGAAGTGGATATGTGGATCTACATAAATGCCCACACATGGGTATTTAAAATTTCTAGTTGCTGAGCATTCACCTCTATGAATCAGGAGATAAATCAAACACCTTCCTCTCATCAGAAATGATTGCTGCCCTCCTGAAAGGCAGATGATGAATACCTCCTTTCTTCtaacaaatacttttttatatAAGATTTCTTGTATCTGCAGTATAGAGTTAAATATTAAGGCTGTTTAACTAATCCCAAGGTCTTGCTGCTTCCTTACAGTAGCTATTTTCAGCCTACAAATGCTCTATAACTTGTTTTAAGCAGGAGGCTGCTTAGATGTCTGTCTTGTTTCTTGAGAGTCTTctccactgctgcagcagccagggaacATTCAAAAGAGGGTAAAACTCAAGCAGAAGTCTAGCAAATACAAGAAACTTGCCACTCTCAGGAACCACAtggaatttttgtttttcctgactAGGcattaaagctgctttttaccATGTTTATTCGTCTCTACATTCAAATCCCATCAGTGGTTTCTTTCCAATCAAGCTAGCATGAAGATAGATATTTTAAGATGGAGTTGTGCTCAGGCTGCATTCCCAGCATAGTTCTATAACTTTAATCTACCCTTTTTTCTCTACAGAGTTTCGAAACAAAATAGCTTCAAAATTATATATTGTCTTCTATTGTATTCTGTTAttcaaatttcaaaatacattgtttCAAATCCCACTATCTTGCGTGTGTCTGCTGGGTAGAGTGGCTAAGTAAAGCCATTGTTGCCTTTCCTTTGTATGCTGAGACTTTCTTGTAGGAGTGGCTTCATCTActaatttgtttatttctaatgaaaaaacaaacaaagacaataacaaaaccaaaaaagccaatTCACTGACTTGCTGGGCTAATGGGTCATAATCTATTTTTATCTACAAAGATaccacaaatatttttcatacattCAAGAACAGCAGAGCAAATAATTCACAGCAATTTCTTACTTTCTATTAAAGTTAACAGACACAAATTCTAGTGGCCAGAAAGCTTAATTGTTCACAAAGTTCACAGGCAGGCAATGCAGGTTCTGCATGAGAAGAGAAGCCCAAGTTCAGAAGAGGGGTGATGTTGCTGGTGATGAGTATTGTAGGCGGCATATCTGTCATATCTGGGAACTGATGTCTTACAGTACTAGATTTGAGTGGTCAGGCTGACATCATGTTAGCACTTGTGTCAAATACTTACAGTACCACATGCTACTATGGAAATCACACAAAATCCCTCATGAGAAACTCAGGTCCTGTTTCATTGAAGttaatttatgctttaaaacatgTAGGTTGTTACCTTTTCCAAACACTGAGGCTGGAAGGAAGGTCTGAAGgcatggtttgttttttacctTAACCATTATAAGGAtggagcttttaaaaattattcctaATACCCACACAAACCCCTCAAAACTTTCAGCTCTAACAATAATCGTTGGCATAGAAGGATGATCAGAAAATTATTggatgattaaaaatatattaaataatgtGCTCTGCCAATCTAGTTACACTCATGTTATGGAATTCACtgtgtcttttttctcttctgtccctCTGTATCTCAGGTGAATCAATCCAAAGACTTTCAACCAGTGCTCTGTTCAGCTACTGTTCTTTTTTTgacttctccctctcctccttgcAACTGTAtctgcaattttcttttctgcttctcataaTAGGGCTTACTTTTAACACTCGAACTCCTCTATCGGAAATTGAAGCGGTTTTACATTAGCAGCTCAcagacaaatgaaagaaaaaaaaaagaaaaaacaaaccccccaaaaaagccttttgctttCCTCACTGTTTTCACTTCCCTCCTTACTCCTCAGTGTTAGTGAAAACACTTCAGCCTCTTGAGGGAAGACCAGATATTATTGCAATTGGCCCAAATGAGCAGCAAGACCCATCAGTCAAGTCTCTGCACCTCCCAGGAcccttttctgcttcattcagGGACCAGACGCCAGGAAAGATCTTTACATTCACTCTGAAGTTATAAGCTCTAAGCTGACAGACTCAGAAAAGTCCACATGCTTTTCAGGTTTAGCAGTGGCATTTCAAGGCAAAAGAACTGAAGAGAGAGATGTGGCTAGAGCTGCTGCCCATCTCCATGTGACCCAAATGGCCAGATGCTTCAACCAATCACTAAAACTGCTCATCACAAATATTAGTAGAAAATGAACCCTGAAATGGTGTATGGTttgttgggttattttttttagctgtgtaattattattattttttatttgagtGAGTATCTCAGATGCAGGATaacctgctccagccctgcaccagTGTGGGAGAACAACAGAGTGCTCATAGGTAACCAGCTGCCTCTTTAGATAAAGCAGTACAGTTATGAATGCTATATTTGAGAGATGTGAGGATACATCCATCACGGCCCAGCCACCACAGAAGAAGACAGAACTTGGAATCTTCTGGTCTGAGCCAAATATCAAAACAGCAAACTCTAAAGGCCTGAGAAGAAGATAAAAGTGTGTGTTCAGTCACAGAGCGGTAATGTCACAGGGAGAAGTTTCATAAACAGTCTGCTGAGTGCTGCTTTCTGGTATTCAGTTTCAGGAGGAAACCTCCTGCAGGCGTGGAGAGCTGAGCAGAGAGAACTGAAGCTCAGAAGGCTGGCTGGATGCAGTGGCCAGGGCCAGAAGACTCTTCCCTGGGCAGGGCAGAGAGCTAGGAGAAGGTGAGGTAGGGGAACAAATAGATGCCCCCCTCTACTCCTTCCAGATACAGGGCTGGGACACAGAGGATCACTGTTGGGAAGGATCCAGGCTCCTGAGCTGACAGGCCAGGAGAGTCATTCAGCTcatgctttttctctccaagTGTAAATTCACACCTATGACTGCACTTTGTCAGCTGGGGCTTTGAGCTTGGCGGCCAACAGTCATTTAAGGGTGAAGGTCTCTCCAGCTCAGCCTCAGCCCTATGGCTTAGGCTGTACACCAAaagccaaggaaagaaaagcatgctCCATGCAGGCAGCTTAAAAAGTCACAGGCACCTCCTTCTTGAGGCTCACTCATGGGTGCTAAGCACAGGAAGGTGACTTGgagcaaagcagcaaggaagGATGTAACAGAAGgaggcaagagaaagaaatattggGAACCATGTGTCTACAGAACTCTTCTACCACTTCCTTCCTGCCCCGCACCATTGTCAGCTGCAGTGGGGGAAGCATGCCTTCACACAACAAGCACAAACAGCAGGCATAGGCAGTGCAGAAAGGAGAATATGCAGACAAACACAGGGTTAAGAGAAGTATGCAgagcctggggaggggagaaagcGAACCTTCAGCCACTCCTGAAGGCTTTTTTGTTGAGGTGACTGGTGTAGACAGCCACTGAGTAACTGAGATGGCGTGTGGCTGTGCTGTGTCCCTGCCACCATCTGCCTCGTACAAGGTGTAGTCACCTGCTGTGCTTTACCATAGAAGAGGTCTTCAAGACTGCTCTGTGGTATGAAGGTGTACAGCAGCTCTCACATTGGTCAAGCTGTCACGTGCCATGTCCCAGGTGATGTCTGGGCAGAGAACTGCTGCTGACTCTGAAATCAAGCACCCTTTTTATCCCCTCTACACAGCAGTAGATGGCCCAGAGTGACTGTCTTAGATGCTTCCCCAAAACAAGCATGCCACTTGTTCCCCTGAAACCCTGTTAGCACCTAAGAGACTGTAACCTTTACTGACATACTTTTATGTGATGCAAATGCTAACTTTCCATCTTGTCTTCTGATTCTCAGGAAAAACCAGCcagaaaaagaataatggaAAATTGTACAGACACAAATAATAGCACCATTTGCACAGGAATTCCCTACAAAGACAGCAAGACACTTCTGGTTGCTGTTTACAGCATTGTTTTTGCCATAGGCCTTCCAGCAAATTGCTTAACTTCCCTGCTTACGTTCATGCAAATCCAAAGGAATAAAGTAATTGCCATCTACATTTTCAGTTTATCATTGTGTGAGCTGATGTATTTAAGTACTTTGCCTCTCTGGATTCTCTATGTGCAAGATGAGCACCACTGGACTATGGGCGAAAAAGCTTGCAGAGTAACAGGATTCATCTTTTTCTGCAACATATACATCAGCATTCTGCTTTtgtgctgcatttctgtggATCGTTATGTGGCACTGGTGTATGCTCTGGAATCAAGGGGGagaagaggacagaaaaaggCAATCATAatagtgttttttctctttgctgtggtTGCAATAATCCACGTTCCAGTATTTTACATGGAAGATAATCCAGGTCATAAGACCTGCTTTGAGACTTTGCCCCTTGACATAAAATTGGCTTCTTTCAGCTTTGCTAGATTCCTATTTGGATTTGCCATACCTTTCACAATCCTCATTTTCACAAACTATAAAATTTTCCAAAGTacaaaaacaagcagcagcttgaCTTGTCGCCAAAAAGCCAAAGTGAAGTATCTGGCTATTGCCATCATTGTCATTTTCCTGATGTGCTTTGCTCCCTACCATGTGGTACTCATAATAAGATCCATATACTTCATGTTTCATCAAAATTGCTCATGTCCATTTGAAGAAGACATCTATTCAGtttttacagtgtttctgtgtttaGCCACTGCAAACAGCATTGCTGATCCAATCATCTATGTGCTGGTTagtgaaaatgtcagaaaagaCTTTTATAGGAGTCTGAGAAGATGGAGACTGAACTCATCCAGACTGAATTCATCCATTAATCACAAGACTGATagcataaaatggaaaatgtcaaaagaatCACAGGAAGGAGGGGTAAGAGaagaacacaaagaaacaaCAGATTCATCTGACATTCAGAAAACCTGTAATAGTGGCAAAGACCAGTAAGGTGGAAGCTAGCAGTCAGCTGCTGACACAAATAAGTTGTTCCCAACACCAGCTGCAGGCTGTACACTGCAGCACACTACTTATATGCTGATGTCCGTAGGAAGTTTTGCCGCAGTGCATGGACTAGCAGCTCCTTGAGGATGCTATGGAAGAGATACTTCTTATTTCTGCTTGTCTCCTACAATACGGTTTGCCCACCAGTATCATTGGTGAAAATATTGCTTTCCTAAGGACATTTAGTTTGACTCACACTGAAATCTTAAAACTTATTTTGGGTCTGGTTCTTATTCATATGAATATTCAGAACCAGTTTTATCTTCAGAGCTGGACAACAAAAAATGTACCTGGTGAAGAGAAAATGTAGGGCCCATTCTTGTGGTTGAAACGTTTAGTTCTTGAGGAGGTACATGTTCAGATTCTCATACACATACTCTGTTGTTAACGTTTGTGGTTAACCAATGGCAAATATTAAAATTGAGGAAGTCTTTCAACAAGAGCCTTCAAAATGTTCCTAATGCTGCAGTATGCAGCTTTATCTACCTTGCACATTCTGGGAAGAATTAGAGGGCAAAACAGTGGCCTGGTAACGCAGACCAACAGTACTTCAGTGTTAGTCAAGATCCTGCACTGTCCTGAAATTCTTAAAATGTACAATTCTAATGCTTGATATTTTATAATTCGTAAATTTTACTTGTTTTGCAGTTAAATCTAGAATGCGCTGAAGCATATAGACAATTTCCACATTTCCAAGTGGAGTCAGGGACTTT
Encoded proteins:
- the GPR132 gene encoding probable G-protein coupled receptor 132, with product MENCTDTNNSTICTGIPYKDSKTLLVAVYSIVFAIGLPANCLTSLLTFMQIQRNKVIAIYIFSLSLCELMYLSTLPLWILYVQDEHHWTMGEKACRVTGFIFFCNIYISILLLCCISVDRYVALVYALESRGRRGQKKAIIIVFFLFAVVAIIHVPVFYMEDNPGHKTCFETLPLDIKLASFSFARFLFGFAIPFTILIFTNYKIFQSTKTSSSLTCRQKAKVKYLAIAIIVIFLMCFAPYHVVLIIRSIYFMFHQNCSCPFEEDIYSVFTVFLCLATANSIADPIIYVLVSENVRKDFYRSLRRWRLNSSRLNSSINHKTDSIKWKMSKESQEGGVREEHKETTDSSDIQKTCNSGKDQ